One Pseudomonas brassicacearum genomic region harbors:
- a CDS encoding CynX/NimT family MFS transporter, with protein MNPEPELSMSRDVLDRTPSTTPKRAAELEELLIDAEADDEQAQQRPPLVCRPWLLLLGLILVALNLRPALSSMAPLLSEVSKSLGLSAAQAGLLTTLPVLCLGLFAPLAPVLARRFGAERVVLGILLTLAAGIILRSSFGQVGLFAGSILAGASIGVIGVLLPGIVKRDFAKQAGTMTGVYTMALCLGAAMAAGATVPLSEHLDQRWALGLGFWAIPALLAAVFWLPQVGQKHGAHQAAYRVRGLLRDPLAWQVTLYMGLQSSLAYIVFGWLPSILIGRGLTPTQAGLVLSVSVIVQLISSLAAPWLATRGKDQRLAIVIVMLMALGGLFGCLYAPIEGLWGWAILLGLGQGAAFSLALTLIVLRSRDAHVAANLSSMAQGFGYTLASLGPFAVGVVHDLTGGWNALGWIFGLVGLGAIIAGIGAGRALYVGVSSERVPPLS; from the coding sequence ATGAACCCTGAACCCGAGCTTTCCATGTCCCGCGATGTGCTTGACCGTACCCCCTCGACGACGCCCAAGCGCGCCGCCGAACTCGAAGAATTGTTGATCGACGCCGAAGCCGACGACGAGCAGGCCCAGCAGCGTCCGCCGTTGGTGTGTCGGCCCTGGTTGTTGCTGCTCGGGTTGATCCTGGTGGCGCTGAACCTGCGTCCAGCGCTGTCGAGCATGGCGCCGCTGCTCAGTGAAGTCTCAAAAAGCCTTGGCCTGTCGGCTGCCCAGGCCGGTTTGCTGACCACGTTGCCCGTGCTGTGCCTGGGCCTGTTCGCGCCGCTGGCGCCGGTGCTGGCGCGGCGTTTCGGTGCCGAGCGCGTGGTGCTGGGGATCTTGCTGACGCTGGCCGCAGGGATCATTTTGCGCAGCTCTTTCGGCCAGGTCGGCCTGTTCGCCGGCAGTATCCTGGCTGGGGCGAGCATTGGCGTGATCGGCGTGTTGTTGCCAGGCATCGTCAAGCGCGACTTCGCCAAACAGGCCGGTACCATGACCGGTGTCTACACCATGGCGCTGTGCCTGGGCGCGGCGATGGCGGCCGGGGCGACGGTGCCGTTGAGCGAGCACTTGGACCAACGTTGGGCCCTGGGCCTTGGTTTCTGGGCGATTCCGGCATTGCTGGCGGCGGTGTTCTGGTTGCCACAAGTGGGCCAGAAACACGGTGCTCATCAAGCGGCGTATCGGGTTCGCGGTTTGCTGCGTGATCCCCTGGCCTGGCAGGTGACGTTGTACATGGGGCTGCAATCGTCCCTGGCCTACATCGTGTTCGGCTGGCTGCCTTCGATCCTGATCGGACGTGGCCTTACCCCGACCCAAGCCGGGCTCGTGCTGTCCGTCTCGGTCATCGTGCAGTTGATCAGTTCCCTCGCGGCGCCCTGGCTGGCAACCCGCGGCAAGGACCAGCGCCTGGCCATCGTGATCGTCATGCTCATGGCCCTTGGTGGGTTGTTCGGTTGCCTCTATGCACCCATTGAGGGGCTGTGGGGTTGGGCCATCCTGCTGGGCCTGGGGCAGGGCGCGGCGTTCAGCCTGGCGCTGACGCTGATCGTGCTGCGCTCGCGGGACGCCCATGTGGCCGCTAACCTCTCCAGCATGGCCCAGGGCTTCGGCTACACACTGGCGTCGCTTGGGCCATTCGCGGTAGGCGTGGTCCACGATTTGACCGGCGGCTGGAATGCCTTGGGCTGGATCTTCGGCCTGGTAGGCCTGGGGGCGATCATCGCGGGTATCGGGGCCGGCCGCGCGCTGTACGTAGGGGTCAGCAGCGAAAGAGTTCCCCCTCTTAGTTGA
- the rlmF gene encoding 23S rRNA (adenine(1618)-N(6))-methyltransferase RlmF yields MTAPRTPRPARQKPKPATEAKAVAPREKASLHPRNRHQGRYDFPALIKSTPELAKFVIINPYGKESIDFASPDAVRVFNRALLKSFYGIAHWDIPADYLCPPVPGRADYVHFLADLLASHNEGEIPRGAAVKVLDIGTGANCVYPLIGYSDYRWHFLGSEIDPTAIASAKAIVQSNGLNKAIQLRQQANRKQILLGLLEDAERFDLTMCNPPFHASLEEATKGSQRKWRALGKADPKRKLPVLNFGGQAAELWCEGGEARFVTQLISESAQLARQVLWFSTLVSKASNLPAIQAALKKAGALHSQVVEMSQGQKQSRFVAWTFQTEAQQQAWRQARWVRKD; encoded by the coding sequence ATGACCGCCCCCCGCACACCCAGACCTGCACGCCAGAAGCCCAAACCCGCCACCGAGGCCAAAGCCGTGGCGCCGCGGGAGAAGGCTAGCCTGCACCCCCGCAACCGCCACCAGGGCCGCTACGACTTCCCGGCGTTGATCAAGTCCACGCCTGAATTGGCCAAGTTCGTGATCATCAACCCGTATGGCAAGGAAAGCATCGACTTCGCCAGCCCCGATGCGGTGCGGGTGTTCAACCGGGCGCTGCTCAAATCCTTCTATGGCATCGCCCATTGGGACATTCCGGCCGACTACCTGTGCCCCCCAGTGCCCGGTCGCGCGGACTATGTGCACTTCCTCGCCGATTTGCTCGCCAGTCATAACGAAGGCGAGATCCCTCGGGGTGCGGCAGTGAAGGTGCTGGACATCGGCACGGGCGCCAACTGCGTCTATCCGCTGATCGGCTACAGCGACTACCGCTGGCACTTCCTCGGCTCGGAGATCGATCCGACGGCCATCGCCTCGGCCAAGGCCATTGTCCAGTCCAACGGGCTGAACAAGGCTATCCAGCTTCGCCAGCAAGCCAACCGCAAGCAGATCTTGCTGGGCTTGCTGGAGGACGCCGAGCGGTTCGACCTGACGATGTGCAATCCACCGTTCCACGCGTCCCTGGAGGAAGCCACCAAGGGCAGCCAGCGCAAATGGCGGGCGCTGGGCAAGGCCGATCCGAAACGCAAACTGCCGGTGCTGAACTTCGGCGGCCAGGCAGCCGAACTCTGGTGCGAAGGTGGGGAAGCCCGGTTCGTCACACAGCTGATCAGCGAAAGCGCTCAACTGGCCCGGCAAGTGCTGTGGTTCAGCACGCTGGTGTCGAAGGCTTCGAACCTGCCAGCCATTCAGGCCGCGTTGAAAAAAGCCGGTGCACTGCACAGCCAGGTGGTGGAAATGTCCCAGGGCCAGAAGCAGAGCCGCTTCGTGGCCTGGACCTTCCAAACCGAGGCGCAGCAACAGGCCTGGCGTCAGGCGCGCTGGGTCCGCAAGGACTGA
- a CDS encoding nuclear transport factor 2 family protein encodes MSDAHNAVITRFYQAFQRLDAEAMSACYTDDVVFSDPAFGELRGRDAGDMWRMLTTRAKDFSLTFDNVRSDEHTGGAHWVATYLFSQTGNIVINDIQARFVFRDDKICEHHDSFDLWRWSRQALGAKGLLLGWTPLVRNAVRAQALKGLRAFQASR; translated from the coding sequence ATGAGTGATGCCCACAATGCCGTGATCACCCGGTTCTACCAGGCCTTCCAGCGCCTGGACGCTGAAGCGATGAGCGCCTGCTACACCGACGACGTGGTGTTCAGCGACCCGGCGTTCGGCGAACTGCGCGGGCGCGATGCCGGCGACATGTGGCGCATGCTCACCACCCGGGCCAAGGACTTTTCCCTGACCTTCGATAACGTGCGCAGCGATGAGCATACCGGTGGTGCCCATTGGGTCGCGACGTACCTGTTTAGCCAGACCGGCAACATCGTGATCAATGACATTCAGGCGCGTTTCGTTTTTCGCGACGACAAGATCTGTGAGCACCATGACAGCTTTGATCTGTGGCGCTGGTCCCGGCAGGCGTTGGGCGCCAAGGGTCTGCTGCTGGGCTGGACGCCGCTGGTGCGCAACGCCGTCAGGGCCCAGGCCCTCAAGGGGCTGCGGGCATTCCAGGCCAGTCGCTGA
- a CDS encoding type II toxin-antitoxin system MqsA family antitoxin: MKQQCFSCGAPEGMLHFEGRGETMSVKGLERRVDDLSGWECQMCGEVELDASCSDRYDHAGDELVNAARRMIGEEIKRVRRKLHLSQKEAVLLLSGGGHNAFSRYERGEVVPPKALILLMRLLDRYPHLLADVHAFAEDADLRQFKTTVHKEHETLTAC, encoded by the coding sequence ATGAAACAGCAATGCTTCAGCTGTGGTGCCCCGGAAGGTATGTTGCATTTCGAAGGTCGCGGCGAAACCATGAGCGTCAAGGGACTGGAACGCCGGGTCGATGACTTGTCTGGCTGGGAATGTCAGATGTGCGGCGAAGTCGAGCTCGATGCAAGCTGCTCGGATCGCTACGACCACGCAGGTGATGAACTGGTCAACGCGGCCAGGCGAATGATCGGCGAAGAGATCAAACGTGTCCGGCGCAAACTGCATCTATCGCAAAAGGAAGCGGTACTGCTGCTATCGGGCGGTGGACACAATGCGTTTTCCCGCTACGAGCGCGGCGAGGTAGTGCCACCCAAGGCGTTGATCTTGCTGATGCGCCTGCTTGATCGCTATCCGCATTTGCTTGCCGATGTCCATGCCTTCGCTGAAGACGCAGACTTGCGGCAATTCAAAACGACGGTGCACAAGGAACACGAGACCCTCACGGCTTGCTGA
- a CDS encoding glutaredoxin family protein has product MLGRVLKKFLLILLVVVAYQNWGKIERVFNPSQMVSEQVRTNARVVLYATDWCGYCKATRRFLDEKGVPFREFDIEKDAEARKAYEALGGRGIPILDVNGTLMRGYEPENILKALSAI; this is encoded by the coding sequence ATGCTCGGTAGGGTGCTGAAGAAGTTTCTGCTGATTCTGCTGGTGGTGGTGGCGTACCAGAACTGGGGCAAGATCGAGCGGGTGTTCAACCCGTCACAGATGGTTTCCGAGCAGGTCCGAACCAATGCCCGCGTCGTGCTGTATGCCACCGACTGGTGCGGCTACTGCAAGGCCACCCGACGGTTCCTGGATGAGAAAGGCGTGCCGTTTCGCGAGTTCGATATCGAGAAAGATGCCGAAGCGCGCAAGGCCTACGAGGCGCTGGGCGGCCGGGGGATTCCGATTCTCGATGTGAATGGCACATTGATGCGTGGGTATGAGCCGGAGAATATTCTCAAGGCGTTGTCCGCCATCTGA
- the yejK gene encoding nucleoid-associated protein YejK, giving the protein MPIRHCIVHLIDKKPDGTPAVLHARDSELSESTAIENMLADLNESYNAKQGKAWGFFHAESGAHPFSGWLKEYLDGGKDFTAFSRVAVEHLQKLMEESNLSVGGHVLFAHYQQGMTDYLAIALLHHSEGVAVTDELDVTPSRHLDLGQLHLAARINVSEWQNNKQSKQYISFIKGKNGKKVSEYFRDFIGCQEGVDGPGETRTLLKAFSDFVESEDLPEDDAREKTKTLVDYASSQAKLGEPMGLAELSELIDEDRPKAFYDHIRNKDYGLSPEIPADKRTLNQFRRFTGRAEGLSISFEAHLLGSKIEYDEEAGTLIIKGLPTSLTDQLKRRN; this is encoded by the coding sequence ATGCCGATCCGTCATTGCATCGTCCACCTGATCGACAAAAAACCCGACGGCACACCCGCAGTGCTCCATGCCCGCGACTCCGAACTGAGCGAGTCCACAGCCATCGAGAACATGCTCGCCGACCTCAACGAGAGCTACAACGCCAAACAAGGCAAGGCCTGGGGCTTTTTCCATGCCGAGTCTGGCGCGCACCCGTTCAGCGGTTGGCTGAAGGAATACCTCGACGGCGGCAAGGATTTCACCGCCTTCAGTCGCGTGGCGGTGGAACACCTGCAGAAACTGATGGAAGAATCCAACCTGTCGGTGGGTGGCCATGTGCTGTTCGCCCACTATCAACAAGGCATGACCGACTACCTGGCGATTGCCCTGCTGCACCACAGCGAAGGCGTGGCCGTCACCGACGAGCTGGACGTGACCCCGTCCCGTCACCTGGACCTGGGCCAATTGCACCTGGCGGCGCGGATCAACGTGTCGGAATGGCAGAACAACAAGCAATCCAAGCAGTACATCTCTTTCATCAAGGGCAAGAACGGCAAGAAAGTCTCGGAGTATTTCCGCGACTTCATCGGCTGCCAGGAAGGCGTCGACGGCCCTGGCGAGACCCGCACCCTGCTCAAGGCCTTCAGTGACTTCGTCGAAAGCGAAGACCTGCCTGAAGACGATGCCCGGGAAAAAACCAAGACCCTGGTGGATTACGCCAGCAGCCAGGCCAAACTTGGCGAGCCGATGGGCCTGGCAGAACTGTCCGAGCTGATCGACGAAGATCGCCCGAAAGCCTTCTATGATCACATCCGCAACAAGGACTACGGCCTGTCGCCGGAGATCCCGGCAGATAAACGCACCCTCAACCAGTTCCGCCGCTTCACCGGCCGCGCCGAAGGGTTGTCCATCAGCTTCGAAGCGCACCTGCTGGGCTCCAAGATCGAATATGACGAAGAAGCCGGCACACTGATCATCAAGGGGTTGCCCACGTCGCTGACCGACCAGCTCAAGCGACGTAATTGA
- a CDS encoding amino acid ABC transporter permease, whose protein sequence is MTTHTFKPDMPPPGSSIGVVAWMRANMFSSWINTLLTLFAFYLIYLIVPPLLQWAILDANWVGTTRADCTKEGACWVFIQQRFGQFMYGYYPTDLRWRVDLTVWLAVIGVAPLFISRFPRKAIYGLSFLVLYPIISWCLLHGGVFGLDAVATSQWGGLMLTLVIATVGIVGALPLGIVLALGRRSNMPAIRVVCVTFIEFWRGVPLITVLFMSSVMLPLFLPEGMNFDKLLRALIGVILFQSAYVAEVVRGGLQAIPKGQYEAAAAMGLGYWRSMGLVILPQALKMVIPGIVNTFIALFKDTSLVIIIGLFDLLNSVKQAAADPKWLGMATEGYVFAALVFWIFCFGMSRYSMHLERKLDTGHKR, encoded by the coding sequence ATGACGACTCATACTTTCAAACCTGACATGCCCCCGCCGGGCAGCAGCATCGGCGTGGTGGCGTGGATGCGCGCCAACATGTTCTCCAGCTGGATCAATACGCTGCTGACGCTGTTCGCGTTTTACCTGATCTACCTGATCGTGCCCCCACTGCTGCAGTGGGCGATCCTCGATGCCAACTGGGTCGGTACCACCCGCGCCGACTGCACCAAGGAAGGCGCCTGCTGGGTGTTCATCCAGCAGCGTTTCGGTCAGTTCATGTACGGGTACTACCCGACCGACCTGCGCTGGCGCGTCGACCTGACCGTGTGGCTGGCAGTGATCGGTGTGGCACCGCTGTTCATCTCGCGCTTCCCGCGCAAGGCGATCTACGGCCTGAGCTTCCTGGTGCTGTACCCGATCATCTCCTGGTGCCTGCTGCATGGTGGTGTGTTCGGTCTGGACGCCGTGGCGACCAGCCAATGGGGCGGCTTGATGCTGACCCTGGTGATCGCTACCGTGGGTATTGTCGGAGCCTTGCCGTTGGGTATCGTCCTGGCGTTGGGCCGACGTTCGAACATGCCGGCGATCCGCGTGGTCTGCGTGACCTTCATCGAGTTCTGGCGCGGTGTGCCGTTGATCACGGTGCTGTTCATGTCGTCGGTGATGCTGCCGCTGTTCCTGCCCGAAGGCATGAACTTCGACAAGCTGCTGCGGGCGCTGATCGGGGTCATCCTGTTCCAGTCGGCCTATGTGGCTGAAGTGGTGCGCGGCGGTTTGCAAGCCATTCCCAAGGGCCAGTACGAAGCGGCCGCAGCGATGGGCCTGGGCTACTGGCGCAGCATGGGCCTGGTGATTCTGCCGCAAGCCCTGAAGATGGTGATCCCGGGCATCGTTAACACCTTTATTGCGTTGTTCAAGGACACGAGTCTGGTGATCATCATCGGCCTGTTCGACTTGCTCAACAGCGTAAAACAAGCTGCCGCCGACCCGAAATGGCTGGGCATGGCCACCGAAGGCTATGTGTTCGCCGCCTTGGTGTTCTGGATTTTCTGTTTTGGTATGTCCCGCTATTCCATGCATTTGGAACGCAAGCTGGACACTGGCCACAAGCGTTAG
- a CDS encoding GIY-YIG nuclease family protein has protein sequence MTTVNLSADPPVHAASEPGKPWFVYLVRAANGSLYCGISDDPLRRFAKHQSGKGARFFLSSPAVALVYTEACRDKREALRQERLIKKLRKSAKECLVASAARPHQPD, from the coding sequence GTGACCACCGTCAACCTCTCTGCCGATCCGCCTGTGCACGCCGCGAGCGAACCGGGCAAACCCTGGTTCGTCTACCTGGTGCGGGCCGCCAACGGCTCGCTGTACTGCGGCATCAGCGATGACCCGCTACGGCGTTTTGCCAAGCATCAAAGCGGCAAGGGCGCGCGCTTCTTTCTCTCCAGTCCGGCGGTGGCGTTGGTGTACACAGAAGCTTGCCGCGACAAGCGCGAAGCCCTGCGCCAGGAGCGGCTGATCAAAAAGCTCAGGAAAAGCGCCAAGGAATGCCTGGTGGCGAGCGCCGCGCGACCTCATCAACCGGACTGA
- a CDS encoding HU family DNA-binding protein codes for MALTKDQLIADIAEAIDAPKTTARNALDQLGQIVADQLENGGEITLPGIGKLKVTERPARTGRNPSTGAAIEIAAKKVIKLVVAKGLTDAVNK; via the coding sequence ATGGCTCTTACTAAAGACCAACTGATCGCTGACATCGCTGAAGCCATCGACGCGCCGAAAACCACCGCGCGTAACGCTCTGGACCAACTGGGCCAAATCGTTGCCGATCAGCTGGAAAACGGCGGCGAAATCACCTTGCCAGGTATCGGCAAGCTGAAAGTCACCGAGCGTCCTGCCCGTACTGGCCGTAACCCTTCGACTGGCGCTGCCATCGAAATCGCTGCCAAGAAAGTGATCAAGCTGGTTGTGGCCAAAGGCCTGACCGACGCGGTCAACAAGTAA
- a CDS encoding FadR/GntR family transcriptional regulator, with the protein MSDISPLIKRSLVDQALDQLRQRISDGVWAVGQRLPTEPELVAELGISRNTVREAMRVLAFSGLIEIRQGDGSYVRATVDPLDTLKVLSRCSLDQARETRHILEVEAIGLAALRRTDDDLRALRQALKTSGEHYHGDLEHYIACDLVFHRLLVDAAHNSALSELYRYFSSVIGAQLRQSLNIVPRHQHVFDLHGEILDAVERQDPQRAKALCRQLINEP; encoded by the coding sequence ATGTCAGACATTTCTCCATTAATTAAGCGATCCTTGGTCGATCAGGCCCTGGACCAACTGCGCCAGCGCATCAGCGATGGCGTGTGGGCCGTCGGTCAGCGTTTGCCCACCGAGCCCGAGTTGGTGGCCGAGCTGGGGATCAGTCGCAACACCGTGCGCGAAGCCATGCGGGTGTTGGCGTTTTCCGGGCTGATCGAAATCCGTCAGGGCGACGGCAGTTATGTGCGAGCGACGGTGGACCCGCTGGATACCCTCAAGGTCCTGTCTCGCTGTTCATTGGATCAGGCCCGGGAAACCCGGCATATCCTTGAAGTCGAGGCCATCGGCCTGGCTGCGTTGCGGCGCACCGATGACGATTTGCGTGCCTTGCGCCAGGCGCTGAAAACCAGTGGCGAGCATTACCACGGCGATCTGGAGCACTACATCGCCTGCGACCTGGTGTTCCACCGTCTCTTGGTGGACGCCGCGCACAACTCGGCCCTCAGCGAGTTGTATCGCTATTTTTCCAGTGTGATCGGCGCGCAATTGCGCCAGAGCCTCAACATCGTTCCTCGTCATCAACATGTGTTCGACCTGCACGGCGAAATCCTCGACGCTGTCGAACGACAGGATCCGCAACGGGCCAAGGCCCTGTGCCGACAGTTGATCAATGAACCCTGA
- a CDS encoding amino acid ABC transporter permease → MQNSIGAPKQRLSLSDPRVRAWVFQVVTVVAVIALGWFLFDNTQTNLQHRGITSGFGFLERSAGFGIAQHLIDYTEADSYARVFVIGLLNTLLVTFIGVILATILGFIIGVARLSQNWIISKLATVYVEVFRNIPPLLQILFWYFAVFLSMPGPRAAHNFGDTFFVSSRGLNMPAALTSEGFWPFVISVVLAIVAIVLMTRWANKRFEATGEPFHKFWVGLALFLVIPALSALLFGAPVHWEMPELKGFNFVGGWVLIPELLALTLALTVYTAAFIAEIVRSGIKSVSHGQTEAARSLGLRNGPTLRKVIIPQALRVIIPPLTSQYLNLAKNSSLAAGIGYPEMVSLFAGTVLNQTGQAIEVIAITMSVYLAISISISLLMNWYNKRIALIER, encoded by the coding sequence ATGCAAAATTCAATCGGCGCACCTAAGCAGAGGCTCAGCCTCAGCGATCCACGAGTGCGTGCGTGGGTATTTCAAGTCGTCACTGTCGTGGCGGTTATCGCGCTGGGCTGGTTTCTGTTCGATAACACACAGACCAACCTCCAGCACCGTGGCATCACCTCCGGTTTCGGCTTCCTGGAGCGCAGTGCCGGTTTCGGCATCGCCCAGCACCTGATCGACTACACCGAAGCGGACAGCTATGCCCGGGTATTTGTCATCGGGTTGCTCAATACGCTGCTGGTCACGTTCATCGGCGTGATCCTGGCAACCATCCTGGGGTTCATCATCGGCGTGGCACGGCTGTCGCAGAACTGGATCATCTCCAAGCTGGCGACCGTTTATGTCGAGGTCTTCCGTAACATCCCGCCACTGCTGCAAATCCTGTTCTGGTACTTTGCGGTGTTCCTGAGCATGCCGGGACCGCGGGCCGCCCATAACTTCGGCGACACCTTCTTTGTCAGCAGCCGGGGCTTGAACATGCCTGCCGCGCTAACGTCCGAGGGGTTCTGGCCGTTCGTGATCAGCGTTGTGCTGGCGATCGTCGCCATCGTGCTGATGACGCGCTGGGCCAACAAGCGTTTCGAAGCGACTGGCGAGCCGTTTCATAAGTTCTGGGTCGGCCTGGCGCTGTTCCTGGTGATTCCGGCCTTGAGCGCGCTGCTCTTTGGTGCGCCGGTGCATTGGGAAATGCCGGAGCTCAAGGGCTTCAACTTCGTCGGTGGCTGGGTGTTGATCCCGGAACTGCTGGCCTTGACCCTGGCCTTGACCGTGTACACCGCGGCGTTCATCGCCGAGATCGTGCGCTCGGGCATCAAGTCGGTCAGCCACGGCCAGACCGAAGCCGCCCGTTCCCTGGGACTGCGCAACGGTCCGACCCTGCGCAAAGTGATCATCCCGCAGGCCCTGCGCGTGATCATTCCACCGTTGACCAGCCAATACCTGAACCTGGCGAAAAACTCTTCCCTGGCGGCCGGTATCGGTTACCCGGAAATGGTTTCGCTGTTTGCCGGCACAGTGTTGAACCAGACGGGCCAGGCCATCGAGGTGATTGCGATCACCATGAGCGTGTACCTGGCGATCAGTATCAGCATTTCCTTGCTGATGAACTGGTACAACAAGCGCATTGCGCTGATCGAGCGGTGA
- a CDS encoding glutathione S-transferase family protein, with translation MSELILHHYPTSPFAEKARLLLGFKGLSWRSVHIPPMMPKPDLTALTGGYRKTPVLQVGADIYCDTSLIARRLEQEKASPALFPEGREMIAASFAAWADSVVFQHAVSLVFQPESVAMRFAKLPPEAIKAFIADRAGLFSGGTTTRLAAEQARHQWPTIMARLEQQLQREEGDFLLGDPSIADFAMAHPLWFLKGTPVTSPLVDAYPAVSTWLARVLGFGHGASSAMSSEEALEVARNATPAALPDESFDEPNGFTKGQQVSIAATDYGVDPVVGELLFAGREELILRREDERGAVVHVHFPRFGFRIEAR, from the coding sequence ATGTCAGAGCTGATTCTTCATCATTACCCGACGTCTCCCTTCGCGGAAAAAGCCCGTCTATTGTTGGGTTTCAAGGGCTTGTCCTGGCGTTCGGTGCACATCCCGCCAATGATGCCCAAACCCGACCTGACGGCCCTGACGGGCGGCTACCGCAAGACCCCGGTATTGCAGGTCGGCGCGGATATTTATTGCGACACGTCCCTGATTGCCCGCCGACTGGAACAGGAAAAAGCCTCGCCGGCGCTGTTCCCCGAAGGCCGGGAAATGATCGCGGCGTCTTTTGCGGCATGGGCCGACTCGGTGGTGTTCCAGCATGCGGTGAGCCTGGTGTTCCAGCCGGAATCGGTGGCGATGCGTTTCGCTAAACTACCGCCTGAAGCAATCAAGGCATTCATCGCCGACCGTGCCGGGCTGTTCAGTGGTGGTACCACCACACGCCTGGCTGCCGAGCAAGCCCGGCACCAGTGGCCGACGATCATGGCGCGCCTCGAGCAACAGTTGCAGCGTGAGGAAGGCGACTTCCTGTTGGGTGATCCCTCGATTGCCGACTTCGCCATGGCCCATCCGCTGTGGTTCCTCAAGGGCACGCCGGTGACCTCGCCGCTGGTGGACGCTTACCCGGCCGTCTCGACCTGGCTGGCGCGAGTATTGGGTTTCGGCCATGGTGCGTCGAGCGCGATGAGTTCCGAGGAAGCCTTGGAAGTGGCCCGCAACGCTACGCCGGCGGCGCTGCCGGATGAATCATTCGACGAGCCGAACGGGTTTACGAAGGGGCAACAGGTATCGATTGCCGCGACCGACTATGGCGTCGACCCGGTGGTTGGGGAGTTGCTGTTTGCCGGTCGTGAAGAACTGATCCTGCGCCGCGAGGATGAGCGTGGCGCAGTGGTGCATGTGCACTTTCCGCGGTTTGGGTTTCGGATCGAGGCGCGCTGA
- a CDS encoding amino acid ABC transporter ATP-binding protein has product MSEAIKQPVSPEGIIQMQGVNKWYGQFHVLKDINLNVKQGERIVLCGPSGSGKSTTIRCLNRLEEHQQGRIVVDGVELTNDLKQIEAIRREVGMVFQHFNLFPHLTILQNCTLAPMWVRKMPKRKAEEIAMHYLERVRIPEQAHKYPGQLSGGQQQRVAIARALCMKPKIMLFDEPTSALDPEMVKEVLDTMIGLAEDGMTMLCVTHEMGFARTVANRVIFMDKGEIVEQAAPNDFFDNPQNDRTKLFLSQILH; this is encoded by the coding sequence ATGAGTGAAGCGATCAAACAGCCTGTGAGCCCTGAAGGCATTATTCAGATGCAGGGCGTGAACAAATGGTACGGCCAGTTCCACGTGTTGAAAGACATCAACCTGAACGTCAAGCAGGGCGAGCGTATCGTGCTGTGCGGCCCGTCGGGCTCCGGCAAGTCCACCACCATCCGCTGCCTCAACCGTCTGGAAGAACACCAGCAGGGCCGCATCGTGGTCGATGGCGTGGAGCTGACCAACGACCTCAAACAGATCGAAGCGATCCGTCGTGAAGTTGGCATGGTGTTCCAGCACTTCAACCTGTTCCCGCACCTGACCATCTTGCAGAACTGCACCCTGGCGCCGATGTGGGTACGCAAGATGCCCAAGCGCAAGGCCGAGGAAATCGCCATGCACTACCTGGAACGCGTGCGCATTCCAGAGCAGGCGCACAAGTACCCGGGTCAGCTCTCCGGCGGTCAGCAGCAACGTGTGGCTATCGCCCGTGCCCTGTGCATGAAGCCGAAAATCATGCTGTTCGACGAGCCAACCTCGGCTCTCGACCCGGAAATGGTGAAGGAAGTACTCGACACCATGATCGGCTTGGCTGAAGACGGCATGACCATGCTCTGCGTGACCCACGAAATGGGCTTTGCCCGTACCGTGGCCAACCGCGTGATCTTCATGGACAAGGGTGAAATCGTCGAACAGGCCGCGCCAAACGACTTCTTCGACAACCCGCAGAACGACCGCACCAAGCTGTTCCTCAGCCAGATCCTGCATTGA